One Malus sylvestris chromosome 14, drMalSylv7.2, whole genome shotgun sequence DNA segment encodes these proteins:
- the LOC126600731 gene encoding cytochrome P450 714C2-like, protein MLLASNQEWQEHVRAEALQVCQGHIPDAKMVRNMKQLTMVIHESLRLYPPVSVVSREDFKDMKFGDIQVPKVINVWIMVITLHTDPELWGPDSYAFNPNRFANGITGACKLPHLYMPFGVGP, encoded by the exons ATGCTGTTGGCTTCAAACCAAGAATGGCAAGAACATGTGAGAGCAGAGGCCCTTCAAGTTTGCCAGGGCCACATTCCAGATGCCAAAATGGTTCGCAACATGAAACAG CTAACAATGGTGATTCATGAATCATTGCGCCTATATCCCCCGGTTAGTGTGGTGTCAAGGGAGGATTTCAAGGACATGAAGTTCGGGGACATTCAGGTTCCAAAGGTTATCAATGTTTGGATAATGGTGATAACATTGCACACTGATCCGGAATTATGGGGACCAGATTCGTATGCATTCAACCCCAACAGGTTTGCGAATGGGATCACAGGCGCTTGCAAGCTTCCACACCTGTACATGCCATTCGGAGTTGGTCCTTGA